One part of the Coturnix japonica isolate 7356 chromosome 22, Coturnix japonica 2.1, whole genome shotgun sequence genome encodes these proteins:
- the CDCA2 gene encoding cell division cycle-associated protein 2 isoform X2 produces the protein MASEKENVSNGTKGQEQELYHDAESHQWSECPLDTPKRAVVGEAAQPLSSKENVSGRSVPLGDECYSTPARLKAEEKSYCELAEKQRRKSVDFATVTTADFGITPESFVNGSTAKSPAALKLRRRSAIGARGSPENNTLIQYLAQQKSNRQKEALTQASPCQFARSLKSKMDIFQRTFKSVQEAEGKTGFSGLSQASTAFQEGGFFFSPDCISKEVRSNVISDQSRKKVNFAEELIVGIYDESELPVTPLQTRSASLSESTQSGSQLRSVLKKTPVKQLMDCMKEYSHNALHGGGSESFTVSDHICEALQTVEQSEQYSPKRAKKKKVTFGEDLSPEIFDKTLPANTPVRKGSKPICRSGSEHDSPFTRAGLTEEPLAQPNFDCSDECIELPQELQEGSVVAEKLLPIENTKEAETDKSDLETTCSSTKSKYGTISEGTDCSISRATSTKNAKDTKNPRKNGPQRPKSVTVSAAKKKQKTKHATFGKRRKRKVKKSLYGERETASKKPLLSPILEIPEVFSGASSPNSPKEIVRFPDHSIPRDVPNDVQQEQVTERRETNIPVVDVYPSSEDLDIVEEGSLSNTVFQFPNVAPDTDDVLNIYDCFQQAEETASLKEKTGSDFLIEHEKLQGDFPSKEEWLIGLELLNQKDIDGNEMLQRTECPPTRPSRRRPSRSRSAVYIPPIEKSHFEMTGDDLQVSSFDIEEILSAPQLKSNSLKKPLRRKSSMCGETRRVRRSMRLQNNAETEGLAWIEVTNEILQNPSLLAPACKTRRRISTFVPTESENIHHREENVIQFAESGKENSESVHVAAGPCRRRRKSTCESISQETRTRSQNRKRSITNSVYRRDSSNQEYSEEMNIPLPNSITT, from the exons ATGGCATCTGAGAAAGAGAACGTAAGCAATGGAACCAAAGGCCAAGAGCAGGAATTGTATCATGATGCTGAGAGCCATCAGTGGTCAGAATGTCCCTTAGATACTCCAAAAAGGGCTGTGGTTGGTGAAGCTGCCCAGCCTCTGAGCAGCAAAGAGAATGTTTCAGGTAGATCCGTGCCTTTGGGAGATGAGTGCTACTCAACGCCTGCAAGgctcaaagcagaagaaaaatcctATTGCGAATtagcagagaaacagaggagaaaaagtgTCGATTTTGCAACTGTAACAACTGCTGATTTTGGGATTACTCCAGAAAGCTTTGTTAATGGATCTACAG CAAAGTCTCCAGCTGCTCTAAAGCTCAGACGAAGATCAGCCATTGGAGCAAGGGGGTCTCCAGAAAACAATACCCTCATTCAATACCTTGCCCAGCAGAAGAGCAACAGGCAAAAAGAAGCTTTAACACAG GCCAGTCCTTGTCAGTTTGCCAGGTCACTGAAGAGCAAAATGGATATCTTTCAAAGAACTTTTAAGTCAGTTCAAGAAGCTGAAGGGAAGACGGGCTTCTCTGGACTCTCACAAGCATCTACTGCTTTTCAGGAAGGTGGCTTTT TTTTCAGCCCTGACTGTATCAGTAAAGAAGTCAGAAGTAATGTCATATCAgatcaaagcaggaaaaaggTTAATTTTGCAGAAGAACTAATTGTGGGAATATATGATGAAAGTGAGCTGCCTGTCACACCACTACAAACAAGGAGTGCTTCATTAAGTGAATCCACACAGAGTGGCTCACAGCTGAGATCTGTCTTGAAGAAAACACCAGTGAAGCAACTGATGGACTGCATGAAG GAATATTCACACAATGCTCTTCATGGAGGAGGAAGCGAATCTTTTACAGTCTCTGATCACATCTGTGAAGCACTGCAAACAG TAGAGCAAAGTGAACAATACAGCCCCAAAagggcaaagaagaaaaaagtgactTTTGGTGAAGATCTCAGCCCGGAAATATTTGATAAAACTTTGCCTGCAAATACTCCAGTGCGCAAAGGATCAAAACCAATCTGCCGTTCAGGGTCAGAACATGACAGCCCTTTCACAAGGGCAGGGCTCACTGAAGAACCATTAGCTCAGCCGAATTTTGATTGCAGTGAT GAATGTATTGAGCTTCCTCAGGAGCTACAGGAGGGCTCTGTTGTTGCAGAAAAGCTCTTACCTATTGAAAATACAAAAG AAGCAGAAACAGACAAATCAGACCTGGAAACTACTTGCTCCTCTACTAAAAGCAAG TATGGCACCATTTCTGAGGGGACAGATTGTAGTATCTCAAGAGCAACTAGCACTAAGAATGCTAAAGACACTAAAAATCCAAGGAAAAATGGACCTCAGAGACCAAAGAGTGTGACTGTATCTGCTGCCAAAAAGAAGCAA aaaacaaaacatgcaacctttggaaaaagaagaaagagaaaagtgaaaaagtcTTTATATGGGGAAAGAGAAACGGCTTCAAAGAAACCTCTTCTGAGTCCTATCCTTGAGATTCCAGAAGTTTTCTCTGGTGCCTCATCTCCAAATTCACCAAAGGAAATTGTACGTTTTCCAG atCATTCCATACCCAGGGATGTTCCCAATGATGTTCAACAGGAGCAAGTGACTGAAAGGAGAGAGACAAACATCCCTGTTGTTGATGTGTATCCAAGCTCTGAAGACCTGGATATTGTGGAAGAAGGCAGTCTCAGCAATACAGTATTTCAG TTTCCAAATGTTGCGCCAGACACAGATGATGTTCTTAATATATACGACTGTTTCCAACAAGCTGAAGAGACTGCatcattaaaagagaaaacaggaagtgATTTCTTGATAGAACATGAGAAATTACAGGGAGATTTCCCAAGCAAGGAAGAGTGGCTAATAGGGCTGGAGTTACTGAACCAAAAGGACATTGATGGAAATGAGATGCTCCAAAGAACTGAGTGTCCGCCTACAAGGCCTTCAAGAAGGAGACCATCAAGAAGTAGGAGTGCTGTGTATATTCCTCCTATAGAAAAGTCTCATTTTGAAATGACTGGAGATGATCTTCAAGTTTCTTCTTTTGATATTGAAGAAATTTTATCTGCTCCTCAGCTAAAAAGTAACTCCTTAAAAAAGCCTTTGAGAAGAAAGTCAAGTATGTGTGGTGAAACAAGACGGGTGAGACGCAGCATGAGACTACAGAACAATGCTGAAACTGAAGGACTTGCATGGATTGAAGTAACCAATGAGATTCTGCAGAACCCTTCTCTGCTAGCACCTGCTTGTAAAACCAGGAGAAGAATAAGCACATTTGTCCCTACAGAATCTGAGAATATTCAtcatagagaagaaaatgtcatcCAGTTTGCAGAATCAGGGAAGGAGAACAGTGAATCTGTTCATGTTGCTGCTGGTCCTtgcagaa
- the CDCA2 gene encoding cell division cycle-associated protein 2 isoform X1 translates to MASEKENVSNGTKGQEQELYHDAESHQWSECPLDTPKRAVVGEAAQPLSSKENVSGRSVPLGDECYSTPARLKAEEKSYCELAEKQRRKSVDFATVTTADFGITPESFVNGSTAKSPAALKLRRRSAIGARGSPENNTLIQYLAQQKSNRQKEALTQQASPCQFARSLKSKMDIFQRTFKSVQEAEGKTGFSGLSQASTAFQEGGFFFSPDCISKEVRSNVISDQSRKKVNFAEELIVGIYDESELPVTPLQTRSASLSESTQSGSQLRSVLKKTPVKQLMDCMKEYSHNALHGGGSESFTVSDHICEALQTVEQSEQYSPKRAKKKKVTFGEDLSPEIFDKTLPANTPVRKGSKPICRSGSEHDSPFTRAGLTEEPLAQPNFDCSDECIELPQELQEGSVVAEKLLPIENTKEAETDKSDLETTCSSTKSKYGTISEGTDCSISRATSTKNAKDTKNPRKNGPQRPKSVTVSAAKKKQKTKHATFGKRRKRKVKKSLYGERETASKKPLLSPILEIPEVFSGASSPNSPKEIVRFPDHSIPRDVPNDVQQEQVTERRETNIPVVDVYPSSEDLDIVEEGSLSNTVFQFPNVAPDTDDVLNIYDCFQQAEETASLKEKTGSDFLIEHEKLQGDFPSKEEWLIGLELLNQKDIDGNEMLQRTECPPTRPSRRRPSRSRSAVYIPPIEKSHFEMTGDDLQVSSFDIEEILSAPQLKSNSLKKPLRRKSSMCGETRRVRRSMRLQNNAETEGLAWIEVTNEILQNPSLLAPACKTRRRISTFVPTESENIHHREENVIQFAESGKENSESVHVAAGPCRRRRKSTCESISQETRTRSQNRKRSITNSVYRRDSSNQEYSEEMNIPLPNSITT, encoded by the exons ATGGCATCTGAGAAAGAGAACGTAAGCAATGGAACCAAAGGCCAAGAGCAGGAATTGTATCATGATGCTGAGAGCCATCAGTGGTCAGAATGTCCCTTAGATACTCCAAAAAGGGCTGTGGTTGGTGAAGCTGCCCAGCCTCTGAGCAGCAAAGAGAATGTTTCAGGTAGATCCGTGCCTTTGGGAGATGAGTGCTACTCAACGCCTGCAAGgctcaaagcagaagaaaaatcctATTGCGAATtagcagagaaacagaggagaaaaagtgTCGATTTTGCAACTGTAACAACTGCTGATTTTGGGATTACTCCAGAAAGCTTTGTTAATGGATCTACAG CAAAGTCTCCAGCTGCTCTAAAGCTCAGACGAAGATCAGCCATTGGAGCAAGGGGGTCTCCAGAAAACAATACCCTCATTCAATACCTTGCCCAGCAGAAGAGCAACAGGCAAAAAGAAGCTTTAACACAG CAGGCCAGTCCTTGTCAGTTTGCCAGGTCACTGAAGAGCAAAATGGATATCTTTCAAAGAACTTTTAAGTCAGTTCAAGAAGCTGAAGGGAAGACGGGCTTCTCTGGACTCTCACAAGCATCTACTGCTTTTCAGGAAGGTGGCTTTT TTTTCAGCCCTGACTGTATCAGTAAAGAAGTCAGAAGTAATGTCATATCAgatcaaagcaggaaaaaggTTAATTTTGCAGAAGAACTAATTGTGGGAATATATGATGAAAGTGAGCTGCCTGTCACACCACTACAAACAAGGAGTGCTTCATTAAGTGAATCCACACAGAGTGGCTCACAGCTGAGATCTGTCTTGAAGAAAACACCAGTGAAGCAACTGATGGACTGCATGAAG GAATATTCACACAATGCTCTTCATGGAGGAGGAAGCGAATCTTTTACAGTCTCTGATCACATCTGTGAAGCACTGCAAACAG TAGAGCAAAGTGAACAATACAGCCCCAAAagggcaaagaagaaaaaagtgactTTTGGTGAAGATCTCAGCCCGGAAATATTTGATAAAACTTTGCCTGCAAATACTCCAGTGCGCAAAGGATCAAAACCAATCTGCCGTTCAGGGTCAGAACATGACAGCCCTTTCACAAGGGCAGGGCTCACTGAAGAACCATTAGCTCAGCCGAATTTTGATTGCAGTGAT GAATGTATTGAGCTTCCTCAGGAGCTACAGGAGGGCTCTGTTGTTGCAGAAAAGCTCTTACCTATTGAAAATACAAAAG AAGCAGAAACAGACAAATCAGACCTGGAAACTACTTGCTCCTCTACTAAAAGCAAG TATGGCACCATTTCTGAGGGGACAGATTGTAGTATCTCAAGAGCAACTAGCACTAAGAATGCTAAAGACACTAAAAATCCAAGGAAAAATGGACCTCAGAGACCAAAGAGTGTGACTGTATCTGCTGCCAAAAAGAAGCAA aaaacaaaacatgcaacctttggaaaaagaagaaagagaaaagtgaaaaagtcTTTATATGGGGAAAGAGAAACGGCTTCAAAGAAACCTCTTCTGAGTCCTATCCTTGAGATTCCAGAAGTTTTCTCTGGTGCCTCATCTCCAAATTCACCAAAGGAAATTGTACGTTTTCCAG atCATTCCATACCCAGGGATGTTCCCAATGATGTTCAACAGGAGCAAGTGACTGAAAGGAGAGAGACAAACATCCCTGTTGTTGATGTGTATCCAAGCTCTGAAGACCTGGATATTGTGGAAGAAGGCAGTCTCAGCAATACAGTATTTCAG TTTCCAAATGTTGCGCCAGACACAGATGATGTTCTTAATATATACGACTGTTTCCAACAAGCTGAAGAGACTGCatcattaaaagagaaaacaggaagtgATTTCTTGATAGAACATGAGAAATTACAGGGAGATTTCCCAAGCAAGGAAGAGTGGCTAATAGGGCTGGAGTTACTGAACCAAAAGGACATTGATGGAAATGAGATGCTCCAAAGAACTGAGTGTCCGCCTACAAGGCCTTCAAGAAGGAGACCATCAAGAAGTAGGAGTGCTGTGTATATTCCTCCTATAGAAAAGTCTCATTTTGAAATGACTGGAGATGATCTTCAAGTTTCTTCTTTTGATATTGAAGAAATTTTATCTGCTCCTCAGCTAAAAAGTAACTCCTTAAAAAAGCCTTTGAGAAGAAAGTCAAGTATGTGTGGTGAAACAAGACGGGTGAGACGCAGCATGAGACTACAGAACAATGCTGAAACTGAAGGACTTGCATGGATTGAAGTAACCAATGAGATTCTGCAGAACCCTTCTCTGCTAGCACCTGCTTGTAAAACCAGGAGAAGAATAAGCACATTTGTCCCTACAGAATCTGAGAATATTCAtcatagagaagaaaatgtcatcCAGTTTGCAGAATCAGGGAAGGAGAACAGTGAATCTGTTCATGTTGCTGCTGGTCCTtgcagaa
- the KCTD9 gene encoding BTB/POZ domain-containing protein KCTD9 isoform X1, which yields MRRVTLFVNGSPRNGKVVAVYGTLSDLLSVASNKLGIKATSVYNGKGGLIDDIALIRDDDVLFVCEGEPFIDPQTDARPHEELTGAHTDWLTLNVGGRYFTTTRSTLVNKEPDSMLAHMFKDKDAWGNKQDHRGAFLIDRSPEYFEPILNYLRHGQLIVNDGINLLGVLEEARFFGIDSLIEHLEIAIKVTCLLLYMNMHVLLFQAIYNLVLSVLACKQLSQQNSQPAEDHSPISRKEFVRFLLATPTKSELRCQGLNFSGADLSRLDLRYINFKMANLSRCNLAHANLCCANLERADLSGSVLDCANLQGVKMLCSNAEGASLKGCNFEDPSGIKANLEGANLKGVDMEGSQMTGINLRVATLKNAKLKNCNLRGATLAGTDLENCDLSGCDLQEANLRGSNVKGAIFEEMLTPLHMSQSVR from the exons ATGAGGCGGGTCACGCTGTTCGTTAACGGCAGTCCCCGGAACGGGAAg gTAGTGGCTGTATATGGCACGCTGTCAGATTTGCTGTCTGTGGCGAGTAATAAGCTGGGGATCAAAGCAACCAGTGTTTACAATGGGAAAGGTGGGCTCATCGATGATATTGCCTTGATTAG GGATGATGATGTTCTGTTTGTATGTGAAGGGGAACCGTTCATTG ATCCTCAGACTGATGCAAGACCTCATGAAGAGCTAACGGGGGCACATACAGACTGGCTAACACTCAATGTTGGAGGTCGATACTTCACCACCACACG GAGTACTTTGGTTAATAAAGAACCTGACAGTATGCTGGCCCACATGTTTAAAGATAAAG ATGCTTGGGGAAATAAGCAAGATCACAGAGGAGCGTTCCTAATTGATCGCAGCCCAGAGTATTTTGAGCCTATTTTGAACTACTTGCGACATGGACAGCTCATTGTAAATGATGGTATCAATCTGCTAG gTGTTTTGGAAGAAGCCAGGTTTTTTGGTATCGATTCATTAATTGAACATCTAGAAATAGCTATTAAGGTAACTTGCTTGCTTTTATACATGAATATGCATGTCCTGCTCTTCCAGGCAATATATAACTTAGTCCTATCTGTATTAGCTTGTAAACAACTCTCTCAACAGAACTCACAGCCAGCAGAGGACCACTCTCCTATATCTCGAAAAGAGTTTGTACGATTCCTGCTGGCAACCCCAACCAAGTCTGAGCTGCGATGTCAG gGTCTCAATTTCAGTGGAGCAGATCTTTCCCGACTAGATCTTCGATATATCAACTTCAAGATGGCTAACCTAAGCCGCTGCAACCTAGCCCATGCCAATTTATGCTGTGCAAACCTGGAAAGAGCTGACCTCTCTGGATCGGTACTTGAT TGTGCGAACCTCCAAGGGGTGAAGATGCTGTGTTCCAATGCAGAAGGAGCATCTCTAAAAGGGTGCAATTTTGAAGACCCATCAGGCATTAAAGCTAATTTGGAAG GTGCTAACCTGAAAGGTGTTGACATGGAAGGCAGTCAAATGACAGGAATTAACCTCAGAGTTGCAACgttgaaaaatgcaaaactgaagaactgtAATCTTAGAGGAGCAACTTTGGCAGGAACTGATTTGGAA AACTGTGATCTTTCAGGTTGTGATCTACAAGAAGCTAATTTGAGGGGATCTAACGTAAAAGGAGCTATTTTTGAAGAGATGCTGACACCTTTGCACATGTCTCAGAGCGTCAGATAG
- the KCTD9 gene encoding BTB/POZ domain-containing protein KCTD9 isoform X2, which produces MRRVTLFVNGSPRNGKVVAVYGTLSDLLSVASNKLGIKATSVYNGKGGLIDDIALIRDDDVLFVCEGEPFIDPQTDARPHEELTGAHTDWLTLNVGGRYFTTTRSTLVNKEPDSMLAHMFKDKDAWGNKQDHRGAFLIDRSPEYFEPILNYLRHGQLIVNDGINLLGVLEEARFFGIDSLIEHLEIAIKNSQPAEDHSPISRKEFVRFLLATPTKSELRCQGLNFSGADLSRLDLRYINFKMANLSRCNLAHANLCCANLERADLSGSVLDCANLQGVKMLCSNAEGASLKGCNFEDPSGIKANLEGANLKGVDMEGSQMTGINLRVATLKNAKLKNCNLRGATLAGTDLENCDLSGCDLQEANLRGSNVKGAIFEEMLTPLHMSQSVR; this is translated from the exons ATGAGGCGGGTCACGCTGTTCGTTAACGGCAGTCCCCGGAACGGGAAg gTAGTGGCTGTATATGGCACGCTGTCAGATTTGCTGTCTGTGGCGAGTAATAAGCTGGGGATCAAAGCAACCAGTGTTTACAATGGGAAAGGTGGGCTCATCGATGATATTGCCTTGATTAG GGATGATGATGTTCTGTTTGTATGTGAAGGGGAACCGTTCATTG ATCCTCAGACTGATGCAAGACCTCATGAAGAGCTAACGGGGGCACATACAGACTGGCTAACACTCAATGTTGGAGGTCGATACTTCACCACCACACG GAGTACTTTGGTTAATAAAGAACCTGACAGTATGCTGGCCCACATGTTTAAAGATAAAG ATGCTTGGGGAAATAAGCAAGATCACAGAGGAGCGTTCCTAATTGATCGCAGCCCAGAGTATTTTGAGCCTATTTTGAACTACTTGCGACATGGACAGCTCATTGTAAATGATGGTATCAATCTGCTAG gTGTTTTGGAAGAAGCCAGGTTTTTTGGTATCGATTCATTAATTGAACATCTAGAAATAGCTATTAAG AACTCACAGCCAGCAGAGGACCACTCTCCTATATCTCGAAAAGAGTTTGTACGATTCCTGCTGGCAACCCCAACCAAGTCTGAGCTGCGATGTCAG gGTCTCAATTTCAGTGGAGCAGATCTTTCCCGACTAGATCTTCGATATATCAACTTCAAGATGGCTAACCTAAGCCGCTGCAACCTAGCCCATGCCAATTTATGCTGTGCAAACCTGGAAAGAGCTGACCTCTCTGGATCGGTACTTGAT TGTGCGAACCTCCAAGGGGTGAAGATGCTGTGTTCCAATGCAGAAGGAGCATCTCTAAAAGGGTGCAATTTTGAAGACCCATCAGGCATTAAAGCTAATTTGGAAG GTGCTAACCTGAAAGGTGTTGACATGGAAGGCAGTCAAATGACAGGAATTAACCTCAGAGTTGCAACgttgaaaaatgcaaaactgaagaactgtAATCTTAGAGGAGCAACTTTGGCAGGAACTGATTTGGAA AACTGTGATCTTTCAGGTTGTGATCTACAAGAAGCTAATTTGAGGGGATCTAACGTAAAAGGAGCTATTTTTGAAGAGATGCTGACACCTTTGCACATGTCTCAGAGCGTCAGATAG